Proteins encoded by one window of Elephas maximus indicus isolate mEleMax1 chromosome 5, mEleMax1 primary haplotype, whole genome shotgun sequence:
- the PACRGL gene encoding PACRG-like protein yields the protein MQKSECPGGVQLRNRVTGNYDQRMSSSVQIKHRTTVQQSKSSPSTSSPESLRKLHPRPSDKLNPKTINPFGEQPRAPSAFAAIYSKGGIPCRLMHGSVKHRLQWECPPENLPFDPLLITLAEGLRETKHPYTFVSKEGFRELLLVKGAPEKAVPLLPRLIPVLKAALVHSDDDVFERGLNALVQLSVVVGPSLNDHMKHLLTSLSKRLMDKKFKEPITSALQKLEQHGGSGSLLVIKAKIPTYCSICC from the exons ATGCAGAAATCAGAGTGTCCTGGAGGCGTGCAGTTGCGAAACAGAGTAACAG GTAACTATGATCAAAGGATGTCGTCAAGTGTACAGATAAAACACAGAACGACAGTTCAGCAAAGCAAATCCTCACCGTCAACCAGTTCTCCAGAGTCTCTAAGAAAACTTCATCCTCGACCAAGtgataaacttaaccctaaaaccattAACCCG tttggggaACAGCCACGAGCCCCATCTGCTTTTGCAGCTATTTACTCTAAAGGAGGTATTCCTTGCAG ATTGATGCATGGTTCGGTGAAACACAGATTACAGTGGGAATGTCCTCCAGAAAATCTGCCATTCGATCCTCTTCTTATTACTTTAGCTGAG GGCCTGAGAGAGACTAAGCATCCATACACCTTCGTGTCAAAGGAGGGTTTTCGAGAGTTACTTTTGGTCAAAGGTGCTCCTGAAAAAGCTGTGCCTTTGCTCCCTAGGCTGATTCCTGTGCTAAAGGCAGCTCTG GTCCATTCGGATGATGACGTGTTTGAAAGAGGACTGAATGCTTTGGTGCAGTTGAGTGTTGTTGTTGGCCCTTCTCTAAATGACCATATGAAACATCTGCTTACGAGT ctttccaaGAGACTAATGGACAAGAAGTTCAAAGAGCCGATCACCAGTGCGTTGCAAAAGCTAGAGCAGCACGGAGGCAGT GGAAGCCTCCTCGTCATCAAAGCTAAAATCCCAACGTACTGCTCTATCTGCTGTTGA